One window from the genome of Leptospira johnsonii encodes:
- the nirB gene encoding nitrite reductase large subunit NirB, with product MKRKLVILGNGMVGHRFAEKIAEYGGAEKFEVTILGEEPRRAYDRVHLSDYFTNRSADSLYLSPSDWYRANGIRLLLSEPAISIDTVSRKVITSAGTELPFDELVLATGSSAFVPNFEGVDKQGVFVYRTIEDLEKIMTYAKQVSKVAVLGGGLLGLEAAKAVLDMGKESHVVEFASRLMPRQLDEAASSVLKSKIESLGVRIHLNKETKQALGDSSFQGLEFVDGSVLEVEMLIISAGIRPRDELAKNSGIEVGQRGGVLVDDELRTNVYGVYAIGEVALHKGMIYGLVAPGYEMAETLAYNLCSPGQKTKSYAGSDLSTKLKLIGVDVASFGDALGQTEHLPIAYTNPRTGVYKKLVISPDGKKLKGGILVGDADAYSTLLTLYLNNVELPAEPESLIVGTPSKEGSAFGSLPDEAKICSCNNVSKGDLLGAIRSGSCSDLKGLKECTKAGTGCGGCIPQMNSILKEELRAQGKVVTEHVCEHFKYSRQELFQIAKVKGIRSFEEMIRTHGMGNGCEVCKPAVASIIASIYNEPIQKHREIQDTNDKYLANIQRGGTYSVIPRIPGGEITPDKLIVIGQIAKKYDLYCKITGGQRIDLLGARMEQLPDIWKDLVEEGFESGHAYGKAMRTVKSCVGSTWCRYGVQDSTAFAIRIEERYRGIRAPHKLKSAVSGCIRECAEARGKDFGIIATEKGWNLYVGGNGGVNPKHAILLAADLDEETCVKYIDRFMMFYIRTADKLVRTSAWLEQLEGGIEYLKDVIINDRLGINKALEEEMDNLVGTYICEWKDVVEDPEKQKKYKHFVNSEDPDPTVCFIEERGQKRPVDWPKKELVSN from the coding sequence ATGAAACGGAAGTTAGTAATTCTTGGAAATGGGATGGTGGGTCATAGATTCGCCGAAAAAATCGCAGAGTATGGTGGAGCAGAAAAATTTGAAGTAACTATTTTGGGAGAAGAACCCAGAAGAGCTTACGATCGTGTTCATCTTTCCGATTATTTTACGAATAGATCCGCAGATTCACTTTATCTTTCTCCTTCCGATTGGTATAGAGCCAATGGGATCCGCTTATTACTCTCAGAACCTGCGATCTCTATCGACACAGTTTCCAGAAAAGTAATCACTTCTGCCGGAACTGAATTACCTTTCGACGAATTAGTTCTTGCTACCGGTTCTTCTGCATTTGTTCCGAATTTCGAAGGTGTTGATAAGCAAGGAGTCTTTGTCTACCGCACGATTGAAGATCTAGAAAAGATCATGACCTATGCTAAGCAAGTTTCCAAGGTCGCAGTACTTGGTGGAGGTTTATTAGGTTTAGAAGCAGCTAAAGCGGTTTTAGACATGGGAAAAGAAAGCCATGTAGTGGAATTCGCTTCTCGTTTGATGCCTAGACAATTAGATGAGGCGGCTTCTTCCGTTTTAAAATCCAAGATAGAATCTTTAGGCGTTCGTATTCATTTAAACAAAGAAACCAAGCAAGCGTTAGGCGATTCTAGTTTCCAAGGACTGGAATTTGTAGACGGTTCCGTTTTAGAAGTAGAGATGTTGATTATCTCCGCAGGTATCCGGCCCAGAGATGAACTGGCAAAAAATTCCGGAATAGAAGTTGGACAAAGAGGCGGGGTCCTAGTAGACGATGAGTTAAGGACTAACGTTTACGGAGTATACGCAATAGGAGAAGTTGCGCTCCATAAAGGAATGATCTACGGACTTGTCGCTCCAGGTTATGAAATGGCGGAAACGCTCGCTTATAATCTTTGTAGCCCCGGACAAAAAACGAAATCATACGCAGGTTCCGATCTTTCTACAAAACTAAAACTGATCGGAGTAGATGTTGCTTCTTTCGGAGACGCGTTGGGGCAAACGGAACATCTTCCCATCGCTTATACGAATCCTCGTACAGGGGTTTATAAGAAATTAGTAATTTCTCCTGATGGTAAAAAGTTAAAAGGAGGGATCCTGGTAGGAGATGCGGATGCATATTCTACTCTTCTTACCCTATACTTAAATAACGTGGAACTTCCCGCAGAGCCAGAATCCTTAATTGTAGGAACTCCTTCAAAAGAAGGTTCTGCATTCGGTTCACTTCCTGACGAAGCAAAGATCTGTTCTTGTAATAACGTTTCCAAAGGAGATCTTTTAGGCGCGATCCGTTCTGGCTCTTGTTCCGATCTGAAAGGTTTAAAAGAATGCACCAAGGCCGGAACTGGTTGCGGTGGTTGTATCCCTCAGATGAATTCCATCTTGAAGGAAGAGCTTCGTGCACAAGGTAAAGTGGTTACTGAACATGTATGCGAACATTTTAAATATTCCAGACAAGAATTATTCCAGATCGCAAAAGTAAAAGGGATACGAAGCTTCGAAGAGATGATCCGCACTCATGGAATGGGGAACGGTTGCGAAGTTTGTAAACCTGCTGTAGCTTCTATCATCGCAAGTATTTACAACGAACCGATCCAAAAGCACAGAGAGATCCAAGATACCAACGATAAGTATCTGGCCAATATCCAAAGAGGCGGAACCTACTCGGTTATTCCTCGTATTCCAGGTGGAGAGATCACTCCTGATAAATTGATCGTGATCGGTCAGATCGCCAAGAAGTACGATCTCTATTGCAAGATCACTGGCGGCCAAAGGATAGATCTACTAGGTGCAAGAATGGAACAACTTCCTGATATCTGGAAAGATCTAGTTGAAGAAGGTTTCGAAAGCGGACATGCTTACGGAAAAGCTATGCGAACCGTAAAAAGTTGTGTAGGTTCTACTTGGTGTAGATACGGAGTGCAAGACAGTACTGCATTCGCGATCCGAATTGAAGAAAGATATAGAGGGATCAGAGCTCCTCATAAATTAAAATCCGCAGTCTCAGGTTGTATCAGAGAATGTGCGGAGGCTAGAGGCAAAGACTTCGGGATCATCGCCACTGAAAAAGGTTGGAACCTTTATGTAGGCGGGAACGGAGGAGTGAATCCTAAACATGCGATCCTTCTTGCAGCAGACTTGGACGAAGAGACCTGCGTTAAATACATAGACAGATTCATGATGTTCTATATCAGAACCGCGGATAAACTTGTAAGAACTTCTGCTTGGTTGGAGCAATTAGAAGGCGGGATAGAGTATCTAAAAGATGTAATCATCAACGATAGACTTGGCATCAACAAAGCCTTGGAAGAAGAGATGGACAATCTTGTTGGGACCTATATTTGCGAATGGAAGGACGTAGTGGAAGATCCTGAAAAACAAAAGAAATATAAACATTTCGTAAACAGCGAAGATCCCGATCCTACTGTTTGTTTCATAGAAGAAAGAGGGCAAAAACGTCCTGTAGATTGGCCTAAAAAAGAATTGGTTTCGAACTAG
- a CDS encoding nitrate reductase, whose translation MNTENGFRSTCSYCGVGCGVLIQKESETSFTVKGDPDHPANKGMLCSKGLNLHHTVLDKSDRLLHPMARNPKTGELQNTDWDSALGEIASRFKNLIKEHGPDSVGFYVSGQLLTEEYYVVNKLTKGFLNTNNIDTNSRLCMSSAVVGYKMSLGEDSVPISYDDIEIADCFLIAGANPAWCHPILFRRIEARKNSDPNVKIIVVDPRKTESCENADLHLQIIPGTDILLFNAIARSLIETDSLDPNFIKSHTEGFEELKEKVFSISMEEYAGSCGVSEESIQEAASLISNSNGFLTLWAMGLNQSVVGVNKNLALINLNLITGKIGKPGSGPFSLTGQPNAMGGREVGGLCNLLPAHRNLADENHRKEVADFWGVESIRDKPGYSATEMFENLKNGKMKAIWIVCTNPTVSLPDARTVEAGLRNAELVVVQDISNNHESIPFAHYVLPAAGWTEKQGTMTNSDRRITYLPKIFNPPGDAKADTWILTEFAEKMGFGPSFDYKNEEEVFLEHCQLTKGTNLDIAGLDYSILQERRSVQWPFPSKDHTGTSRLFSDGKFYRPGGRAKIHSVEPEDNSEKTSENFPLILTTGRIRDQWHTMTRTGKVRKLKEHKKEPYLEIHPIDAKEREIIESQIVEVKNERGSVRVRATITESIRQGTVFLPMHWGRKNGNDEARANNLTSSKFDPFSKQPGFKISAVEVIPYKKPKEKILIIGGGNGTLAFLRKFRAISPEDEITVLCKEEHPFYNRILLPDLISGDKQFSQLSGVSEEEIKSWNVEVKSSISVSEILPEGKKVRDSQGNLYSYNKLIIATGSRPSIPKYIPEKMLGIFSLRSKNDADRIKGFFVPNTHALIVGGGLLGLELAAALRSLHVNVTVLVRTDRLMSKQLDEISGEILRREVEARGIQILFDTEISKVYGTERLESVKFRDGSSIRPDGIVFAVGTVPNLELAKEAGLNCKSGILVNDFLQSSDPDIYAIGEVAEHSTGMYGTIAATEEQADFAAWHMYGYKIGSYSGSMHSNLLKIPGLELVSLRLPEVPMDEAGPEYEEIVFFDKRKGRYKKCIIKGDRLVGAILVGDKSEFSEFKAMISSGIELGDKRDRLLTGSSPLKPPIGALVCSCNGVGKGNIEEEIRNGVYDLKTISEKTGAGTGCGSCRPEIMKILRESGAVAPV comes from the coding sequence GTGAATACAGAAAATGGATTTCGAAGTACCTGTTCTTATTGTGGGGTCGGATGCGGCGTATTGATCCAAAAAGAGAGCGAGACCAGTTTTACGGTCAAAGGAGATCCGGATCATCCTGCAAATAAAGGAATGCTTTGTTCCAAAGGGCTAAATTTGCATCATACCGTTTTGGATAAGAGCGACAGGCTTTTACATCCAATGGCAAGAAATCCTAAAACGGGAGAATTGCAAAATACTGATTGGGATTCAGCTTTAGGAGAGATAGCTTCTCGTTTTAAGAATCTAATCAAAGAGCACGGTCCCGATTCAGTGGGCTTCTATGTTTCCGGGCAATTATTGACGGAAGAATATTACGTGGTGAACAAACTCACCAAAGGTTTTTTAAATACAAATAATATAGATACGAACTCCAGACTTTGTATGAGTTCTGCAGTTGTAGGTTATAAGATGTCGTTGGGAGAGGATAGTGTTCCTATCTCGTATGACGATATAGAAATTGCCGATTGTTTTTTGATTGCCGGCGCCAATCCAGCTTGGTGTCATCCGATTCTTTTCAGAAGGATAGAAGCTAGAAAAAATTCAGACCCGAACGTTAAGATCATAGTTGTTGATCCTAGAAAGACTGAAAGTTGTGAGAATGCGGACTTACACCTTCAGATCATACCCGGAACTGATATATTATTATTCAATGCAATTGCAAGAAGTCTGATAGAGACTGATTCCTTAGATCCTAATTTTATTAAATCTCATACAGAAGGTTTCGAAGAGCTGAAAGAAAAAGTATTTTCAATCAGTATGGAAGAATATGCGGGCTCTTGTGGAGTTTCTGAAGAGTCCATCCAAGAAGCGGCAAGTCTGATCTCGAATTCAAATGGGTTTTTAACTCTTTGGGCAATGGGATTGAACCAAAGTGTGGTAGGAGTAAATAAAAATTTAGCATTAATAAATTTGAATCTGATAACAGGCAAGATCGGTAAACCTGGATCAGGCCCATTCTCCTTAACAGGCCAGCCAAATGCAATGGGGGGAAGAGAAGTTGGAGGTCTATGTAATCTTTTACCTGCTCACAGAAATTTAGCGGATGAAAATCATAGAAAGGAAGTCGCGGACTTTTGGGGAGTGGAATCTATTCGGGACAAGCCAGGTTATTCCGCCACAGAGATGTTCGAAAATCTTAAAAATGGAAAGATGAAAGCGATCTGGATTGTTTGTACAAATCCAACCGTAAGTCTTCCTGACGCAAGAACTGTAGAAGCAGGACTAAGAAACGCTGAACTAGTTGTTGTCCAAGATATTTCAAATAACCATGAATCCATTCCTTTTGCTCATTATGTTCTTCCTGCTGCCGGTTGGACTGAAAAGCAAGGTACCATGACCAACTCTGATAGGCGAATAACGTATCTGCCTAAAATTTTCAATCCGCCTGGAGATGCAAAGGCGGATACTTGGATACTGACAGAGTTTGCGGAGAAGATGGGATTTGGTCCTTCTTTTGATTATAAAAATGAAGAAGAAGTTTTTCTGGAACATTGTCAACTTACTAAGGGTACAAATCTGGATATTGCAGGTTTGGATTATTCTATCTTACAAGAAAGAAGATCAGTGCAGTGGCCTTTTCCTTCCAAGGACCATACTGGAACTTCACGTTTATTTTCCGACGGAAAGTTTTATCGGCCAGGTGGAAGAGCAAAAATACATTCCGTCGAGCCGGAAGATAATTCCGAAAAAACAAGCGAGAACTTTCCTTTAATTCTTACTACCGGCAGGATCAGGGATCAATGGCATACGATGACTCGTACAGGAAAGGTGAGAAAGCTTAAAGAACATAAGAAAGAACCTTATCTAGAGATCCATCCGATTGATGCAAAAGAAAGAGAGATCATAGAATCTCAGATCGTAGAAGTCAAAAACGAAAGGGGAAGTGTTCGAGTCAGGGCCACGATCACTGAAAGTATCAGACAAGGTACCGTATTCTTACCTATGCATTGGGGAAGAAAGAACGGAAACGATGAGGCAAGAGCGAATAATCTCACAAGTTCTAAGTTCGATCCATTCTCCAAGCAGCCTGGTTTTAAAATTTCTGCTGTGGAAGTGATTCCGTATAAAAAACCTAAGGAAAAAATTCTGATCATAGGAGGAGGAAACGGAACTCTTGCATTCCTTAGAAAGTTCAGAGCGATCTCTCCTGAGGATGAGATCACGGTTTTATGCAAAGAAGAACATCCATTTTATAACCGTATTCTATTGCCTGATCTGATCAGCGGAGATAAACAATTCTCTCAATTGTCCGGAGTCAGCGAAGAAGAGATCAAATCATGGAATGTAGAAGTAAAATCCTCCATTTCTGTGTCGGAGATCCTTCCGGAAGGGAAGAAGGTCAGAGATTCCCAAGGTAATTTATATTCTTATAATAAACTGATTATTGCCACGGGAAGCAGGCCTTCTATCCCTAAATATATCCCGGAGAAGATGTTAGGTATTTTCAGCCTTCGTTCCAAAAACGATGCGGATCGGATCAAAGGGTTTTTTGTTCCGAACACTCATGCCTTGATAGTAGGCGGGGGATTATTAGGTTTGGAGCTTGCGGCTGCATTAAGATCCTTGCATGTAAATGTTACTGTTCTCGTACGAACGGATCGATTGATGTCTAAACAGTTGGACGAGATCTCTGGAGAAATTTTAAGAAGAGAAGTAGAAGCGCGAGGGATTCAAATCTTATTCGATACTGAGATTTCTAAAGTGTATGGAACGGAAAGATTAGAGAGTGTAAAGTTCAGAGACGGTTCCAGCATTCGCCCGGATGGGATTGTGTTCGCAGTAGGTACGGTTCCAAATTTAGAATTAGCAAAAGAAGCAGGACTGAATTGTAAGTCTGGAATTTTAGTGAACGACTTCTTACAATCCAGCGATCCGGATATTTACGCGATAGGAGAAGTCGCTGAACATTCCACTGGAATGTACGGAACCATAGCTGCCACAGAGGAGCAGGCTGACTTTGCAGCTTGGCATATGTATGGATATAAGATCGGTTCATATTCAGGATCAATGCATTCTAATCTTCTAAAGATACCTGGTTTGGAATTAGTATCATTGAGATTGCCTGAGGTTCCGATGGACGAGGCGGGTCCTGAATATGAGGAGATCGTATTCTTTGATAAAAGAAAGGGCCGTTATAAAAAATGTATTATCAAAGGAGATCGTTTGGTTGGAGCGATCTTGGTCGGAGACAAATCTGAGTTCTCGGAATTCAAGGCAATGATCTCTTCCGGTATTGAGTTGGGAGATAAGAGAGATAGACTCTTGACCGGATCTTCTCCGCTTAAACCTCCGATAGGTGCTTTGGTCTGTTCTTGTAATGGTGTAGGAAAAGGTAATATAGAAGAAGAGATCCGTAATGGGGTCTATGATCTTAAGACAATTTCTGAAAAGACGGGAGCGGGAACAGGTTGTGGAAGTTGTAGACCTGAGATAATGAAAATTCTAAGAGAGTCCGGAGCGGTTGCTCCGGTTTGA
- a CDS encoding MFS transporter yields MKKFREFMSIGHFPSLVSSFLYFDFSFMVWMLLAALGVFISEEFKLGPAQKGMLVSVPLLGGTLLRIPLGLLSDRYGSKIVGLSGMGVTMLTLLLGWKFAHTLPEVILVGLLLGTAGASFAVALPLASRWYPKEYQGLVMGIAGAGNSGSVIATFFAPDLARNFGWHAVFGLALIPLAFAFVFFLFFAKDCPGTISKKPLKQYLVPIKSRDALFFCLLYSVTFGGFVGIASFLPIFFHDQYGVDKVTTGLYTSYCILGASLVRPIGGYLSDKFGGVTVLLAVFAGVASCLVAVSWLPSVGMILPIFITLMIFLGLGNGSVFQLVPLRFSKEIGIITGFIGAFGGLGGFFVPNLLGSLKAISGTFSVGFIVLSVVVALSAVLLFMMNTFVWEKNRKNESLELESA; encoded by the coding sequence ATGAAAAAATTTCGTGAATTCATGTCTATTGGACACTTTCCATCGCTCGTGAGCTCCTTTCTATACTTTGACTTCAGCTTCATGGTATGGATGCTGCTTGCTGCTTTAGGCGTTTTTATTTCAGAAGAATTCAAACTTGGCCCTGCCCAAAAGGGTATGCTTGTTTCTGTTCCTCTATTGGGAGGAACGTTATTAAGAATCCCGTTAGGGCTACTTTCTGATCGTTATGGATCTAAGATCGTCGGTCTTTCCGGAATGGGTGTCACAATGCTCACCCTATTGCTTGGTTGGAAATTCGCGCACACTCTTCCTGAAGTGATCCTTGTAGGATTATTATTAGGAACTGCGGGAGCAAGCTTTGCAGTAGCTCTTCCTTTAGCGAGCAGATGGTATCCTAAAGAATACCAAGGCTTGGTGATGGGGATTGCAGGCGCTGGAAACAGTGGATCAGTGATAGCTACATTCTTTGCTCCTGATCTTGCGAGAAACTTCGGATGGCATGCTGTTTTCGGTCTTGCTCTTATTCCTTTAGCTTTTGCTTTCGTATTCTTTTTATTTTTCGCAAAAGATTGTCCGGGAACAATCTCTAAAAAACCTTTAAAACAATATTTAGTACCTATCAAATCCAGAGACGCTTTATTCTTCTGTTTGCTATATAGCGTAACGTTTGGAGGCTTCGTAGGTATAGCAAGCTTTCTTCCTATCTTCTTCCATGATCAATACGGTGTGGATAAAGTCACCACTGGATTATACACTTCTTATTGTATCTTAGGTGCAAGTTTGGTCCGTCCTATTGGTGGATATCTTTCCGATAAATTCGGAGGAGTTACAGTTTTACTTGCTGTATTCGCTGGAGTCGCTTCTTGTCTGGTCGCGGTCTCTTGGTTACCTTCCGTAGGGATGATACTTCCTATCTTCATCACTTTGATGATCTTCTTAGGTTTAGGAAACGGTTCAGTATTCCAACTTGTCCCTCTTAGATTCAGCAAAGAGATCGGGATCATCACAGGATTTATCGGAGCATTCGGAGGTTTAGGAGGATTTTTCGTACCAAACTTATTAGGAAGTTTGAAAGCGATTTCCGGGACCTTCTCCGTTGGATTCATAGTATTGTCCGTCGTAGTTGCGTTATCCGCCGTTCTTCTGTTCATGATGAATACTTTCGTTTGGGAAAAAAATAGAAAAAACGAATCCTTAGAGTTGGAGTCGGCTTAA
- the cobA gene encoding uroporphyrinogen-III C-methyltransferase: MNSSAGKVYLVGAGPGNPDLLTVRAVKLLRKADVILYDDLVSAGVLKYCKKSAVLEYVGKRIGQHSCLQTEINRKLGEYAKQYSNIVRLKGGDPSIYGRAGEEIEYLASLGIECEILAGVTTASGAASSLGIPLTHREYAREILFLSGHKKTGKNPESFENLNLDGKTVLVYMGLNSLESIRENLLESGNSRSTPMAFIENATLPNQRLVLANLDTCLEKAEELQIKTPALLIFGEIVSFYTELQRLKEEGRISSNVFAPNHR, encoded by the coding sequence ATGAATTCTTCCGCCGGAAAAGTATATCTGGTAGGTGCAGGTCCGGGAAATCCGGACCTTCTAACAGTTCGCGCCGTAAAACTGTTAAGAAAGGCAGATGTTATTCTATACGATGATCTAGTCTCTGCAGGAGTTTTGAAATACTGTAAAAAATCTGCGGTCTTGGAATACGTCGGCAAGAGGATCGGTCAACATAGTTGTCTCCAAACCGAGATCAATAGAAAATTAGGAGAATATGCTAAACAATATTCTAATATAGTTCGTTTGAAGGGAGGAGACCCTTCCATTTACGGTAGAGCGGGAGAAGAAATTGAATATCTTGCTTCCTTAGGAATTGAATGTGAAATTTTAGCTGGAGTCACCACAGCTTCCGGAGCAGCTTCTAGTTTGGGAATTCCACTCACCCATAGAGAATATGCGAGAGAGATACTTTTCTTATCCGGCCATAAGAAAACCGGCAAAAATCCGGAAAGTTTCGAAAATTTGAACTTAGACGGCAAAACAGTCTTGGTTTATATGGGGCTGAATAGTTTAGAAAGTATTCGGGAGAATTTGTTGGAGTCCGGAAACTCACGTTCGACTCCTATGGCATTTATAGAAAACGCTACTCTTCCTAACCAAAGGTTAGTTTTAGCAAATCTGGATACATGCTTGGAGAAAGCGGAAGAACTCCAGATCAAAACACCGGCACTTTTGATCTTCGGTGAAATCGTGAGTTTTTATACTGAGTTGCAGAGGTTGAAAGAAGAAGGTAGGATCTCCTCAAACGTTTTTGCACCAAACCACAGGTAA
- a CDS encoding argininosuccinate synthase, whose product MAAQKNIKKIVLAYSGGLDTSVILTWLKETYGCEVVAFTADVGQKEELTGLEEKGIKTGASKVYIEDLRLEFARDFIYPAIQGNAIYEMRYLLGTSLARPLIAKAMVEVGKKEGADAFAHGATGKGNDQVRFELAFKSLAPEKEIIAPWRTWSFGGRADLIEYAKSKGIPVPVTASKPYSMDRNLMHISYEGGILEDPYREPNEDMFLLTVSPEKAPDSPEYVELDFVEGNCVAVNGKKMDPYQVVDTLNTIGGKHGIGRVDIVENRLVGIKSRGVYETPGGTILFHAHRDLESITIDRDTQHHKDKLSAEFAELIYNGHWFSSRMAAVRAFISETQRFVTGTVKVKLYKGNCIIVGRKSSVSLYNPEMATFEKEELYNQKDAEGFINLYGLPAKEAARLRKK is encoded by the coding sequence ATGGCGGCTCAAAAGAACATAAAGAAAATCGTATTGGCATATTCCGGCGGATTGGACACGTCCGTAATTCTTACCTGGTTAAAGGAAACCTACGGTTGTGAAGTGGTAGCATTTACTGCAGACGTAGGCCAAAAAGAAGAGCTCACAGGCCTAGAAGAAAAAGGGATCAAGACCGGAGCCTCCAAAGTTTATATAGAAGATCTTCGATTAGAATTCGCAAGGGACTTTATCTATCCAGCCATCCAAGGGAACGCGATCTATGAGATGAGATACTTGCTCGGAACTTCCTTAGCACGTCCACTGATCGCAAAAGCAATGGTAGAAGTCGGTAAAAAAGAAGGAGCGGATGCATTCGCTCACGGCGCCACAGGAAAAGGGAACGACCAAGTTCGTTTCGAGTTAGCATTCAAGTCCTTAGCTCCCGAAAAAGAAATTATAGCTCCTTGGAGGACTTGGTCCTTCGGAGGAAGAGCCGACCTAATCGAATATGCAAAATCAAAAGGTATCCCGGTGCCAGTCACTGCTTCCAAACCTTATTCTATGGACAGGAACCTGATGCATATCTCTTACGAAGGTGGAATATTAGAAGATCCTTATAGAGAACCGAATGAAGATATGTTCCTTCTTACCGTTTCTCCGGAGAAGGCGCCGGATTCTCCAGAGTACGTCGAACTCGATTTCGTAGAAGGAAATTGTGTCGCGGTAAACGGTAAAAAAATGGATCCTTACCAAGTAGTGGACACTCTAAATACCATCGGTGGAAAACACGGAATCGGAAGAGTGGATATAGTAGAGAACAGACTCGTAGGAATTAAATCAAGAGGAGTATACGAAACTCCAGGCGGGACCATTCTATTCCACGCACATAGAGACTTGGAATCCATCACCATAGACAGAGACACACAACATCATAAGGATAAATTATCCGCAGAATTTGCAGAACTGATCTATAATGGACATTGGTTCTCTTCCAGAATGGCTGCAGTCAGAGCATTCATCTCCGAGACACAAAGATTCGTAACCGGAACTGTAAAAGTAAAACTATATAAAGGAAACTGCATCATTGTAGGAAGAAAATCCTCGGTTTCACTTTACAATCCAGAGATGGCAACTTTCGAAAAAGAAGAATTATACAACCAAAAAGACGCCGAAGGTTTTATCAACCTATACGGACTACCTGCAAAAGAAGCTGCAAGGCTGCGTAAAAAATGA
- the coaD gene encoding pantetheine-phosphate adenylyltransferase, translating into MTRIAVYPGSFDPLTRGHLDILHRSVGLFDKVIVGVAVNSNKSLLFSIEERIEFIREATKGWDNLEIDTFEGLTVDYCKKRGAKSIIRGLRAVTDFDYEYAISLMNKKLAPEVETIFLMSSNDYSFVSSTIVKEVARHGRDVSAQVPDHVSKALLKKLYHK; encoded by the coding sequence ATGACAAGAATTGCTGTTTATCCTGGCTCCTTCGATCCGTTAACTAGAGGACATTTGGACATTCTCCATAGGTCGGTCGGTCTATTTGATAAAGTGATCGTAGGTGTCGCGGTAAACTCCAATAAAAGCCTTCTTTTTTCCATCGAAGAAAGAATAGAATTCATCAGGGAAGCGACCAAAGGTTGGGACAATCTGGAAATAGACACTTTCGAAGGACTGACAGTGGACTATTGTAAGAAGAGAGGCGCTAAAAGTATTATCAGAGGACTGAGAGCAGTCACCGACTTTGATTATGAATATGCAATTTCTCTAATGAACAAGAAACTAGCTCCCGAAGTGGAGACGATCTTCCTAATGTCCTCCAACGACTATTCTTTCGTTTCTTCTACAATCGTAAAAGAAGTGGCAAGACACGGAAGGGATGTGTCCGCTCAAGTCCCGGATCACGTTAGCAAAGCATTACTTAAAAAATTATACCACAAGTAA
- a CDS encoding nucleoside-diphosphate kinase, whose amino-acid sequence MARTFIMIKPDGVKNKHVGDILQRIEKEGFKILGLRYLKLSLEDAKQFYKVHSARPFYNDLCSYMSSGPIVAAALERDNAVQHWRDVIGATDPKEAAAGTIRALFAESKEANAVHGSDSDDNAALEISFFFKGNELF is encoded by the coding sequence ATGGCTAGAACATTTATCATGATCAAACCCGACGGAGTAAAAAACAAACATGTCGGCGATATCCTACAAAGGATCGAAAAAGAAGGATTCAAAATTTTAGGACTAAGATACCTTAAACTTTCCCTGGAAGACGCAAAACAATTTTATAAAGTGCATTCGGCTCGTCCTTTCTATAACGACCTTTGCAGCTATATGTCTTCTGGTCCGATCGTTGCGGCTGCTCTTGAAAGAGACAATGCAGTTCAACATTGGAGAGACGTGATCGGAGCAACCGATCCTAAAGAAGCTGCTGCAGGTACCATCAGAGCTCTGTTTGCAGAAAGCAAAGAAGCGAATGCTGTACATGGTTCCGACTCCGATGATAACGCTGCATTAGAGATCAGCTTCTTCTTCAAAGGAAACGAACTGTTCTAA
- the nirD gene encoding nitrite reductase small subunit NirD, which yields MNTTAKEPVWIPVSAVSEFPEDGGVCAKVYGEQIAIFHFSSRNEWFACENKCPHTGDMVLARGMIGDSQGEPKVACPMHKKSFSLRTGACISGEEYSIKTYPVHIEDGTVYIGIESPGTQG from the coding sequence ATGAACACAACCGCAAAAGAACCTGTTTGGATACCCGTCAGTGCAGTAAGTGAATTTCCAGAAGATGGAGGAGTCTGCGCCAAAGTTTATGGAGAACAGATCGCCATCTTTCATTTTAGTTCTCGCAACGAATGGTTTGCCTGCGAGAACAAATGCCCTCATACGGGAGATATGGTTTTAGCCAGAGGAATGATAGGCGATTCTCAAGGAGAACCTAAAGTTGCATGTCCTATGCACAAAAAATCTTTCTCTCTCAGAACAGGAGCTTGTATCAGCGGAGAAGAATACTCCATAAAGACATACCCTGTTCATATCGAGGACGGAACCGTTTATATCGGGATCGAAAGCCCGGGAACTCAAGGTTAA